From a region of the Phaseolus vulgaris cultivar G19833 chromosome 6, P. vulgaris v2.0, whole genome shotgun sequence genome:
- the LOC137831574 gene encoding trans-cinnamate 4-monooxygenase-like gives MDLLFLEKVLTALFFAAVIAVTAAKLRGKRFRLPPGPLSVPIFGNWLQVGDDLNHLNLAGIARRFGDIFLLRMGQRNLVVVSSPELAKEVLHTQGVEFGSRTRNVVFDIFTGEGQDMVFTVYGEHWRKMRRIMTVPFFTNKVVQQYRVGWEDEAARVVEDVRCSPDAASGGIVLRRRLQLMMYNIMYRIMFDRRFENEDDPLFQKLRVLNGERSRLAQSFEYNYGDFIPVLRPFLRGYLKICKEIKDTRFKLFKDYFLEERKNLESTKRRDNGGLKCAIDHILDAQKKGEISEDNVLYIVENINVAAIETTLWTIEWGIAELVNHPEIQKKVREEIDRVVGPGNQVTEPDTHKLPYLQAVIKETLRLRMAIPLLVPHMNLQHAKLGGYDIPAESKVLVNAWWLANNPAHWKKPEEFRPERFLEEESKVEANGNDFRFLPFGVGRRSCPGIILALPILGITLGRLVQNFELLPPPGQDKLDTTEKGGQFSLHILKHSTIVAKPRSC, from the exons ATGGATCTTCTCTTCTTGGAGAAAGTTCTTACCGCACTCTTCTTTGCGGCGGTGATTGCAGTGACCGCTGCAAAGCTTCGCGGGAAGCGGTTCAGGCTTCCGCCGGGACCGTTGTCAGTACCGATATTTGGTAATTGGCTTCAGGTTGGTGATGACCTGAACCACCTTAACCTCGCCGGCATTGCGCGTCGCTTCGGCGACATATTTCTCCTTCGCATGGGGCAGCGGAATTTGGTCGTGGTGTCTTCGCCGGAACTCGCGAAGGAGGTTCTCCACACGCAGGGCGTGGAGTTCGGCTCGCGTACGCGCAACGTCGTCTTCGACATCTTCACCGGCGAAGGCCAAGACATGGTGTTCACCGTTTACGGCGAGCACTGGCGCAAGATGCGCCGCATCATGACGGTCCCGTTCTTCACCAACAAAGTCGTGCAGCAGTACCGCGTCGGGTGGGAGGACGAGGCGGCGCGAGTGGTGGAGGACGTACGCTGCAGCCCCGACGCCGCCTCCGGAGGGATCGTTCTGCGGCGGAGACTGCAACTCATGATGTATAATATCATGTATAGGATCATGTTCGATAGAAGGTTCGAGAACGAGGATGACCCGTTGTTTCAGAAGCTTAGGGTTTTGAACGGTGAGAGGAGTCGTTTGGCTCAGAGTTTTGAGTACAACTACGGTGATTTTATCCCCGTTTTGAGGCCATTTTTGCGTGGGTACTTGAAGATTTGCAAGGAGATTAAGGACACGAGGTTCAAACTCTTCAAGGACTATTTTCTTGAGGAACGAAA GAATCTTGAAAGTACCAAGAGAAGGGACAATGGAGGACTTAAATGCGCCATCGATCACATTTTGGATGCTCAGAAAAAAGGAGAGATTAGCGAGGATAATGTTCTTTACATCGTTGAGAATATTAACGTTGCCg CAATTGAGACAACTCTGTGGACAATTGAATGGGGCATTGCTGAGCTTGTGAACCACCCAGAGATCCAAAAGAAGGTCCGGGAGGAGATTGACAGAGTTGTAGGACCAGGAAACCAAGTGACAGAGCCAGACACTCACAAGCTCCCTTACCTTCAGGCTGTGATAAAGGAAACACTTCGCCTCAGAATGGCAATTCCACTCCTTGTCCCACACATGAACCTCCAGCATGCTAAACTTGGAGGCTATGACATCCCTGCAGAGAGCAAGGTCTTGGTGAATGCATGGTGGCTTGCCAACAACCCTGCTCACTGGAAGAAACCAGAAGAATTCAGGCCTGAGAggttcttggaagaagagtCCAAAGTAGAGGCCAATGGCAATGACTTCAGGTTCCTTCCCTTTGGTGTTGGGAGGAGGAGCTGCCCTGGAATTATCCTTGCACTGCCCATTCTTGGGATTACTTTGGGGCGTTTGGTCCAAAACTTTGAGCTCTTGCCTCCACCAGGACAAGACAAGCTTGATACCACTGAGAAAGGGGGCCAGTTTAGTCTGCACATACTCAAACACTCTACCATTGTCGCAAAGCCAAGGTCATGTTAG